A stretch of Prunus dulcis chromosome 6, ALMONDv2, whole genome shotgun sequence DNA encodes these proteins:
- the LOC117631270 gene encoding UDP-xylose transporter 1: MGEMTGFQLGVIGALFLSVASSVSIVICNKALMSNLGFPFATTLTSWHLMVTFCTLHAAQRLNFFESKSIDMKTVMLFGILNGISIGLLNLSLGFNSIGFYQMTKLAIIPFTVLLETLFLKKQFSQKIKFSLFLLLVGVGIASVTDLQLNFVGTILSLLAIITTCVGQILTNTIQKRLNVSSTQLLYQSAPFQAAILFVSGPLVDQYLTKQNVFAHKYSSIVMVFIILSCLIAVSVNFSTFLVIGKTSPVTYQVLGHLKTCLVLGFGYTLLHDPFTYRNIIGILVAIFGMGLYSYFCLQENKKKQAGDLSLGSQIKDKDGIPLLSIDKDGHEVKKSTKNSLV; this comes from the exons ATGGGAGAAATGACTGGCTTCCAATTGGGAGTTATTGGTGCACTGTTTCTTTCAGTTGCATCATCTGTCTCCATTGTTATATGCAACAAAGCTTTGATGAGCAATCTTGGCTTCCCGTTTg cAACAACACTTACCAGTTGGCATCTGATGGTAACTTTTTGCACTCTTCATGCGGCACAACGTCTCAATTTTTTCGAGAGTAAGTCGATTGACATGAAGACTGTCATGCTGTTTGGCATTCTAAATGGTATTTCAATTGGTTTACTCAACTTGAGCCTGGGATTCAATTCCATTGGGTTCTACCAG atGACCAAGCTTGCAATTATACCATTCACTGTGTTGTTGGAAACTCTTTTCCTTAAAAAGCAATTTAG CCAGAAGATAaagttttctctcttcctatTACTTGTTGGAGTTGGGATTGCTTCCGTGACAGACCTCCAGCTCAATTTTGTTGGaaccattctctctcttttagcCATCATAACAACCTGTGTTGGCCAAATT CTAACAAACACAATTCAGAAAAGGCTCAATGTATCTTCTACGCAGCTACTCTACCAGTCAGCCCCTTTTCAAGCAGCTATTCTTTTTGTATCAGGCCCTTTGGTGGACCAGTACCTCACCAAGCAAAATGTCTTTGCCCACAAATACTCTTCCATAGTCATG GTATTCATCATCCTTTCATGCCTCATAGCTGTGTCTGTGAACTTCAGCACCTTTCTAGTAATTGGCAAGACATCCCCTGTCACATATCAAGTGCTAGGCCACCTCAAGACATGCCTTGTTCTGGGCTTTGGCTACACATTACTTCATGACCCCTTCACTTACAGGAACATAATTGGAATTCTGGTTGCCATTTTTGGGATGGGATTGTATTCATATTTCTGCTTACAGGAGAACAAAAAGAAGCAAGCAGGTGACCTCTCTCTGGGCTCCCAGATTAAAGATAAGGATGGCATTCCACTTTTGAGTATAGATAAAGATGGTCATGAGGTTAAGAAATCAACCAAGAACTCGCTTGTTTGA